The genomic segment ACCATGTGTAGCATTTCCTCTCACCGTGAGCTGCAGCTGGTTGGTCTGATCTACCTGCAGGCACCATTCCTAGGTAGTTAAGCAAAATATATTTGGTTTCATAATGGAAACCCTCAGGCACAGTGGCTGGGATTGAGGCAGAAGCGGTGGAGCCTGAGGTAGCCATCGAACAGATGTGTATCAGACTCTCAGGCACATTAATTCATACAGTCAAAGCTGGACGTCTCACCTAGGGAAAATAACAACCAGAGGAAGAATAATATCTCGTTAGAGGCACAATCGTTACAGCCTGAAGGATGGGCTGGCTGAGGCTGAGGCACCCATTAATAAAAGCTAAGAAAATCTATATCTACACTCAGGCATTACATCATACAATATGttatttaatctttaaaaagaaaaaaagaaaaagctgttaTATGAATGACATAAACAGATGCCCCCCTCAGGTTTACAGTGTCCTACCCCCACTGCGTGCACTAAGGGGACAAATTAAATTTCCCCCGTCACtcacagagtgattttagacTTCTGTGACTGCATGGGTCCCAACTCAGGACAGAAGAATGGGACAGGACATATTTGGGTACTTTTTTGTGCCTAGATCATGATTTACATAACACATGTGGCAAACAGATGGTCGTTTTACAAAACATccataaaaaaaccccaaacaattttcaaataaaatgatcaCTGCACAAATATGAAACACGACTTTAACCCCCTGTAACTTCTAAGTTAATCCCCCCACATGGTCCTCCAGAGACGAGGTGACACCAAGCGGACCAAAAACTCCATTAGTGTCAAGTCTGCCAAATTAAACAAAATACTTCCGGGCttaactatcaaaataaaatatggcgTATAACCGAATACTTAAAAAGTTCAATCATCAAATAACAAAGCGGCTACAATAATTAACgtaaattaaataaacacaaCTATCCTCAAAAGATTTCAGCATGCCCGCAAAAAAATAATCTACCAAATAACAGAGCCATTCGCTTTACTAACCAGACATGTAGCTTTGCTAATTAATTACCTGACTAATTACGTAAGTGTCCGCTGCACCCCTCGCTGGAACACCTAAACTCACATGCAAGCTACTGTTAGCTAGCTTGACGTTACACGTTTTACGTGCTGGAGATTCAAAACTTCATTTTAACTTAAGCTCAGCGGGTGTCCGTTTCTTACCGTCCTTATCCAAAGGCAACCAGATGTGGACAGACGACAAGCTGAACAGAATTatgaacacatacacacacacgcactcctGTAGCAGAAGCCGGAGAGGGTAGACCACCAATGGCAGGTAGCCGTTAGTACACAGGGTACTCTGGATGTTAGCGTACAAAACCGGGACCAATCTTCCTGTCAGAGCCTTCATAATAATACTCTCCTCTGCTACCGGACACCTTTCAACCTGTGGTCACAAGAGGAAACTCGCGGAATTTACAATCCCCCAATAACATATCTGTTATTGGGGGAGATAATCCTTGATTCTCTGTAGCTATAAAAATTTTGAGAGGAGAGCATCCAACCTTAGCACCCCGCCCTTCTTACAAATATTTAACTGGAACGCGAAATGTTATTTTGAAAGTGCAGACCGGAAGTTCTATTTTGCCTCCAGTAGCCAGCTCGACCACGAAAGCCAAACCGTGTTTTCACCCCAAACCGTTTGTGCTTCAGTGGACGGTAAAAGTGACGGAGACAACTGGTTTGACAGACTTCAAAGAGACAATAAACATAACTGAGAATAGCCATGGCACTCACCGACGCTGACGTACAGAAACAGGTAAACTTTATGGACCAGTTTAACTACGTCCATCCCACTGACGAGTGTTGTAACTTACGGTAAACATACATAATCTCAGTTAACGGGCCGAAACGTGGACTGCAGCACTGTCCCGCTGTTAATCATTATTCCGCACTATGTTTAACGTTTAAGGCAACGCCGCAATTCATTTAGTTCTGGTTGTCGGTGGCAGTTTACATTATAACGGGTGCAAAGTTAAAATTAATGCCTAGATGCTAACATTGCCATTAATACAAGTCAAGTTCATCTGATAGCGATAAATAATGTAATTTGGTCACTTTCTAATGCTAAACTATCAGTTTtagtaaaacagtaaaagtgTGTACGCATGTCTATGTATCATTcagaaaacagacagaaaagacaGATAAAGGATGCACATTGTCAGAGATGTGAACTTGAACCAGctgctttttgtgtttcttatgGCAGATTAAGCACATGATGGCCTTTATTGAGCAAGAGGCCAATGAGAAGGTTGAGGAAATTGATGCAAAGGTAACTGAAGCCTGTCTGCCTGTCAGTCTTGTGGCTTTTGTGATAGTGACCACTGATTTAATGAACCTTCTCTTACACAGGCGGAGGAAGAGTTCAACATTGAGAAAGGTCGTCTGGTGCAGACTCAGCGGCTGAAAATCATGGAGTACTATGAGAAGAAGGAAAAGCAGATTGAGCAGCATAAGAAGATGTGAGAAAGAGTGGTCACTCAAACTACACGAATAGGAATGCATCCATCAAAAAAAAATTTAGTTAGCCTTTGGAAATGCTACACCACAGCAcgccttttctttcttctttttagcTCCACTGTCCCATTGGTTTGACTGTTTCTGTGAGATGCTTTTTATCACTGTTTATCCCACACTTCAAACACTTACAGATCTGACACTCTGCAATCTCACATCTCTTGAGTAAACGCTGTCTTTCTGAGGCAGTGACTGATCTTCTGATAGCTTGTAAGGCATCCTCTGAACTAACCAACACGGAAGCAGCATAAATAGATTTAATCAATTCTGGACCAACAACTCTGAAGAAGAGAAAATGACGACTCTAAaaagttcaaaataaaatcatgtttGGTTCAAAGAAATGCAGGCTCTACCCCAATTAAAGAGGCAGGAATTTTACTTTAAGAATATCTCTGATAAAAGGAATTAATCAGTGTAATTAACACCCTCCACAGTCAGAGATCCAACCTGATGAACCAAGCCAGGCTGAAGGTGCTGAAGGCCCGAGACGACATGATCACGGTGAGCGATGAATGCTCATTTCTGTGTCCACTGGAAACCTCCTGTATTCAGATTCATCATAACTTTAATGATGAATTTGAATTTGCTTCCATGATTAGCTTTCATTCTTGCATTAAATTTTTGTGTACGTATTTCCACATGGAAATAATGTGCAAATGTTGTGTCCTGTATTTGACCTTCACTACTCCAGTACAGTGAAAAAGACTGGATGCTGTTTATTTACACGTACCATAAATCACGAGTCATATATGAATTTCTAATGTATCCAGTTGTCTGTTTTTGTCACAGGATCTGTTAAACGAGGCCCGTCAGAGACTTGCAGAGATTGCTAAGGACCCTGCTAAGTACTCCAGTCTATTGGAGGGCCTGGTGCTTCAGGTATAATCTACCATTATGATCTATGATTGCAAACCAAAAGTTGATATAATGTTcagttttctatttttaaaaagtgagcttttttttttaatgtttcagggATTCTACCGACTCCTGGAGCCGAAGGTTACCATTCGCTGCCGACCGCAGGATGCTGAACTTGTTCAGGTGACGCTGTTCTGGCTAGTTATTTAGGAAAGAAAGCACAGGCCATCTGCCTCTTTGTTGAATGCACAATAGCATAGAGTGGTTTTCTCTCTTTATTACCCAACAGGCTGCAGTCAATAAGAACATCCCGATCTACAAAGAGGCGGTGAAGAGCAACATAACAGTCAAAATCGATAAGGAACGTTTTCTTCCAGCTCAGATGTAAGATGATTCAGTTCTTCTGACTTTTTAGCACGACGAAGGAGGTCATGTGATTGTGTCAGATTGTCTGTTTGGTATTGTCAAGATTTAGATGCAggaatttttgtatttttaatcaaatataacaggggtcggcaaccctaggcacgcgtgccaagggttaactgatggcacggcCATAGCTgaactggccatcgggcataccgggcatttgctcggtggcccgatgatttttttttttttttttttttttggggggggggtgtaacggtataaacaatgaaagatggtggattggccagatgctggccggtgTGTAAAAAGAACtttggtggtggctatcgcagagcttccacagattcagtaaaattaacaagtggtggaggccagcacgTGGATGATGGAGATCGGAGGCAGGacgaggagagacccgaggcggccgccggtccgagcgtcaggtgaactgaacttcaggtaagaagttatgacctgcagtctatcggagtcagatataaaccaagtttaggtggagtttattttcgttatgttgactttttacagtcagttacaataactcgtactgcgcgctagctagcatgacggagtttctatacagctgggtgggtgctgtgatgttactgatgttgaactttatttaattcataaggttagttagtagagtttccaaccgtcccgtaaaaagaCGGAATCCtcccgcattcagagaaattattacgcgtttcgtgttTAGCTGAGAGGGGACGCAGTTTGTctcggacttcagctagaatgagaAAGACACAAAGGTGGAGTTGTTCTGTCGTTACGcaactgtttcttcttctctcattctctctcctgttgctacttcagtcatgaaactgatcaatgatcagctgatcggcttttctctcttgtttgtttatcgcccactttgcgccagaaagaggaaaccagcggatgtcgcgctaaacaacagcagcacgtttaagcttgatcagctgttgttagaatttatttaatatcaatttctagtatcagctgatgtttgctggagccacagctgaaaaaagtgctggtcatgatgtcggtttgtatatctggtgagagggaaacatgaagatgaaaccaggagatgtccttactgactcatcagagctgaacaggtgatggagaaacaggtttaccttttaggtgacatgaatgagttgaagggaagttatgaactgtttctgagagacaaataacaccaggatccttttctaagtagctgacagctggtaactgtgcaggggtgggtctagcaaagttttgccagggggccaggtagggcattaacagggaaaggggggcacaaggaaatattttcttattctcatttaaaatgtctggctgtttttaaataattatctgaagcttacaaccaaagtttttatctgatgtaaaatgtatagaaatcatacatataccaacaagacagtgtacatcactgtcacaacagcgttcgttttcattcaaaggctttatggctttaatacctggtgggccggtctttagtcaaaatgcccaggctgtttttttttttggtcccagtccagccctgggcacaacacgcagtgaattaatctgagaaggtgcatcaaaaaataaatggccgtgccagcggtgcacatcgcaaatcagctcgcatagacacattagttgtatctcttcttaatgacggtatcttagctaacaaccccaagtaccagattcaacttgtaattggctaaaaataacttagccTACTGGTAAGAGGGACGTTGTTAGCTTTCCACATTCCGACACTTCAAAAGCTTCAGGAGCTGTCCGCTCAgcacagcatcagcaccacggagATACATGGATACATccgtagactcgagacacaatgcacttttgggactttcaggtgtatggaccaatgttttcttttctgatcaaaccagaaatctttaatgagcagctagatttgtctaaCTGGCTGAGTTGAtaccagttaatgcgacatcgagcagctggaatccacagctgtgcgtgttcatggagcttgcatttccacctgctggacatcactacctgacaagtttaactgtcttcagaacattgcagaggccttattgacagtatttggctctacatatctgtgtgagcagattttctctcacatgagtgtcctcaggtagccgcctgaatgctggacactcggagacctgtgtctctgagtgggagaccagagatcactttaacatgtgtgtgtctgtattaacaaacatgccatattggcttagtttatttttcttatcattgttgtgaggagaccataaatagcatttgtattttctgttgtacagtccatttgctgttatggagttcttgttatggattaaaagtgtctttttttttgtttcaaaatagctgataactattcgctgatagctgccaacatctgcgaacaaatataattctagaaagtggttctatatagtgtgtaactgttaatatagagcgttattacatttattgctaatgcaatcatatggcacactgacctctgaggaaattttaaatggcactcgccatcagaaaggttgccgacccctgaaaTATAACAAACAGACTGTAGTCACTGCTCAGCTTTAGTTTGACCTTGGGGGTTGGAACAACTTTGTCTTTGTGGAGTAGACTCAACAAGGTGTTGGAAACATTCCTAAGACTTTTTGGTCCACATTGACATGATGTCGTCACATAGTTGTTACAGATTTGTTGCACATCATATGATGCAAACCGCCCATTTAAACACATCTCAGTGGATTAAAATCTAGTGACTGTCGgagccatttgagtacagtggaCACATTGTTGCATTCTCAGATGATATGAGTTTTGTGACATCGCacattgtcctgctgggagcAGCAGTtatatgggctcaaattgtggtcataaatattttgtacttgtaaatcaaatgcgtatttgtgaactgagttttgtaaccttgtaaaccaaaatatgtgaaaattttatgtttgtgcatctaCAGATGAgaatttgtctgtgtttgtaaaaaatatttacacgagttacaattttttttttgttaaggtctgcttacagatacaaagcaaaaaaccACGTGTAAAACTCTGCGCTCAGGTTCCCTGGCTGTGTGTGACTCTCAACTTACAAGTACAAATTTTGACCCAATTTTTGGTCCTTTCAGCTTATTGGTCATTgccatgtcaatcacaaatttaaatatccaatcagagaacagatgttGGAGGGGTGTGTTACCGAGCTTCAGGTCCTGGAAGGGTAAtgcagtttgaagctggaggatctctatataaatatcccaTTGGGGTCATACAAGCGAGGTCACTTAACTTTGggtagctgttgaaaggatacagttgtggtatatcagtggttagaaatacagttacatacagttactgtggtcataaaggcaTGGACATGGTCTGCAAAGATACTCAGGCATGTACTGTGGCTCATTTATAGAAAATATGCTCCACACCgttacaccaccaccagcctgaaGCACTGATGCATGACCATGCTTTCATGTCGTTTATACCACATtgtgaccctaccatctgattgttgcagcagaaatgaaGACTCATCAAACCAGGCAATATTTCACCAACTTCTGTTACCTAATTTTTGTGAGCCCACTCAAATTATAGCCTCAGTTTACTGTTCTTAGCTGATAGGAGGGGcgcctggtgtggtcttctgctgctgtagaccatctgcttcaaggtttgaaatGTTGTGTGTTTGGAGGTGCTCTTTTTGTTAActagtggttatttgagttactgttgccttcctatcaccTCAAAGCAGTTCTCCTCTTACCTCTGGCATCAGCAACATACtatcacccagagaactgctgctcattgGATCTGTAAAGCCTACAGATGGTTATGTGGAAAGATCCAGTTTCAGGTTTACTGCTCAACTTCTGATCAGTAGATCAGACATTTGTGAAATACTCAGTCCAGCCTGCCTGGCAGCACAACCATACCAcattctgatgcttggtttgaactttgaATCTTACACTAGACattccaaaaggttgattctgttcatctggacgtagcgttttcagtgggagatacgtttcgtcactcatccaagtgactccttcggtctcagctgactgcaggtttccccaaccttataaacagtacatttgcacaatgactgaatgAACAATAGGCTGTGATGAACAGATCAGagtcaaccttttgggatttacttacctggatgattgagcatgcatcaagactaaCACTAGACCTTTCATTTTATCTTAACAGCTGTGGAGGAATCGAGATGTATAATGAGAATGGGAAGATCAAGGTTTCCAACACTTTGGAGAGCAGGCTAGAACTCATTGCACAACAGGTAAAGTAACTTTGATGGTATATCTCGCATCCAAATCTTCCTTTATAGCTGCTCACTGCAGTAGCTGCTGTTTGCCTGTGGAGGGCAGCAGAGCCCAACTTGCTTTCCAGTGGATCTAATTCACTGAAGGGTGGAGAGCCGACAGggaaaaatcaatttaatcattaaGACTAGACTGTTGTGCTAACAACGGATTTACTATATTTAAACTTGCTTTGAGTATTCAGTGTTGCCGTCATGTCAATAATGCAAAAACAGGTTCCTATTTTAGAGCAAGGCTGTGAAACAAAGTTGTGTTAATTACAGTCATTGCTGATTTATGTTTGTAAATTATTAAGCTTTGTTCAGGAGAAAGTTGTTCTGAGTATTTTCTGCAACAATGAGATTATTAATGTATAGgcattagaaaaatcattttatgATTCTCTAAAGGCCCAAATGGTCTAAACCAGAAGCATCAAATGTAAGACCCGGGGAGCCGGAATCGACCCATGGCTTTGGATTTTTAAATCAGACCTCTCCTGACCCTTATTTAATCCCTAAGATATCTCAATATatgtagttaaacttctttaaaaTCACAGAAAAGAGAATTTCACTGGTCTgacccacttaagatcaaagttgACTGTGGAATGAGATGTGGGTGGTCTAGAGCAGTCCTTTGTCTTTTCACAGAGATTCAGTACAAATGATCTTACACATCCAGGTGGAAAAAAGCTCAAAGATAAATGGGATGTGTACTCACACTTGTTGGCCTTGAGCAGAACAGGTGCCACAGAAATTACATAGTTACCTAGAAatttgggatgctgtgtaaaatgtaaacaatgaCAGAGTGCATATTATTGCGCTGTCTTTGATGTTTTTAGGAAATTACATGGATACTTAGAAATCTGGCatcctgtttaaaatgtaaacaaagagTGCAATGAATGAATGTGCAATGATGTCTTTGGGTGTTTTTAAGAAATTACATAGTTACTTAGAAACTTGGAATtctgtttaaaatgcaaacaatGACAGAGTGCATTTATTTGCAGGTCATTTAAAGCCTGTTTTTTATTTGCAAATGGTAGAAGGGCAGCATATCAAGGactgaaatagaaaaaattGATTGAATTCAAAATGAGTATATATGCCAGAAACGAGACTGAACATTTTTAAGCAGTGGCAAAAATATCAAATGACAATGAGTAAATGAAATGGAATGaaactttgtatttttaaagatgGAAAGGAGCATCAAATACTAAACTGTGACAATTAGATTCAGAAAATCCAGAGAGATTTTTGAATGCAGTGGCCAAATAAGACTGAAGGGCTGTCTATGTTAATAATAATGGTCGTGATTCTGTAGCGGAAATCATTGTATGGGTTTAGTAAGGCTTTTGAAAACACTGTCGGTGAATCCAAGTGAACAAGTTAGAAATggacatgaaaagaaaaacacaagatCTAAAGCTACTGCCTGCTGTTTTTCAAATGACAATAAATAGCTAAACAAATAGAAACATGTGCTTTGTCATGT from the Oreochromis niloticus isolate F11D_XX linkage group LG7, O_niloticus_UMD_NMBU, whole genome shotgun sequence genome contains:
- the atp6v1e1a gene encoding V-type proton ATPase subunit E 1a, with translation MALTDADVQKQIKHMMAFIEQEANEKVEEIDAKAEEEFNIEKGRLVQTQRLKIMEYYEKKEKQIEQHKKIQRSNLMNQARLKVLKARDDMITDLLNEARQRLAEIAKDPAKYSSLLEGLVLQGFYRLLEPKVTIRCRPQDAELVQAAVNKNIPIYKEAVKSNITVKIDKERFLPAQICGGIEMYNENGKIKVSNTLESRLELIAQQMMPEVRMNLFGANPNRKFLD